One Myripristis murdjan chromosome 17, fMyrMur1.1, whole genome shotgun sequence DNA segment encodes these proteins:
- the LOC115375821 gene encoding chemokine XC receptor 1-like: protein MAAIGQNTPTPIPDSYSDIYSNYYVSDYEDEVCNKTTVNQFGAMSTLVFFSIVVIFSLFGNILAMVILAKYENLKSLTNTFILNLAVSDLIFTVGLPFWAYYYMYGWTLGEHTCKIVSFVFYIGFYSSGILLIMMTIHRYVAVVSPLSDFVSPNGVYGIMASVIIWAVSFLAAAPALLFMEVQEEKYCYYSSTWKSWGTYLQNVLFIMTCLVVIFCYTQILCRLLRPTAQRRRHRHKTLKLILILVFVFFVSWAPYNIVIFLRSRASQVQETADSSTLSENCKTYSNPLAYAFYISQLFAFSHCCLNPVFYMFAGVKFRNHLKKMLKGWSRKSNSQCTRNSRLTMISVTSGEEFSITTFPQQA from the coding sequence ATGGCTGCAATTGGACAAAATACACCCACACCTATTCCAGATAGTTACAGTGATATATATTCTAATTATTATGTGTCTGACTATGAAGATGAAGTGTGCAACAAGACAACCGTAAACCAGTTTGGAGCAATGTCCAcgcttgtgtttttctccattgtggTGATCTTCAGTCTGTTTGGCAACATACTGGCCATGGTCATTTTGGCCAAGTATGAGAACCTCAAGTCGCTCACCAACACTTTTATCCTGAACCTGGCTGTATCTGATCTCATCTTCACCGTAGGGCTGCCCTTCTGGGCCTACTACTACATGTATGGATGGACTTTAGGGGAGCACACGTGCAAAATAGTCAGCTTTGTCTTTTACATCGGCTTCTACAGCAGCGGCATCCTGCTCATCATGATGACGATTCACCGGTATGTAGCCGTCGTGAGTCCCCTGTCAGACTTTGTGTCCCCAAATGGCGTCTACGGCATCATGGCATCTGTCATCATTTGGGCTGTGAGCTTCTTGGCAGCAGCTCCAGCCTTGCTCTTCATGGAAGTCCAGGAAgaaaaatattgttattatagTTCTACCTGGAAGTCATGGGGAACCTACCTGCAAAATGTTCTCTTTATAATGACATGTCTGGTTGTCATTTTTTGCTATACTCAGATCTTGTGCAGGCTTCTGCGGCCTACAGCGCAGAggaggagacacagacacaaaacttTAAAGCTGATCTTAatacttgtgtttgttttctttgtgagCTGGGCACCGTACAATATTGTTATATTTCTAAGGTCCCGGGCTTCTCAAGTCCAAGAAACTGCTGACTCATCGACCTTGTCTGAAAATTGTAAAACCTACAGCAATCCACTGGCCTATGCCTTCTACATCAGTCAGCTTTTTGCTTTCTCACACTGCTGCCTTAACCCTGTCTTCTATATGTTTGCTGGAGTCAAATTTAGAAACCACttgaaaaaaatgctgaagGGCTGGAGTCGCAAAAGCAACAGTCAGTGCACGAGAAATAGCCGGCTCACCATGATATCAGTGACAAGTGGTGAGGAGTTCTCGATAACCACGTTTCCACAGCAAGCCTAA
- the xcr1b.2 gene encoding chemokine XC receptor 1, which translates to MGSVDGEADYNPTVYGKALDYSGDEEVEIICAGGFDLGYISAVFFFLIFILSVTGNVLLLCILVRYENLKKVTNMFVLNLACSDLVFALTLPFWGYYLQSSWVFGDFACAFVTAAYFVGLYSSVILLTAMTVDRFITVVLQKWPSSVKRQRCAMGACAAAWAISIIASVSDAVNAKVEYYGNDSATCEDSHNPESTAVKMGYYLQIALLFFLPFAIIVFCYSAILKTVVHESTRKKHRTVVVVLCIVVVFFICWGPYHIIMLILSLYNPKDCHKKDKLIIIHDIFCLLAYSHCCMNPMLYTLSQKFRIHLVNLFHCGNGKRMEREKEKSIHQSTSQYEAVKGQAVVAKSSAEVFELQSTATWK; encoded by the coding sequence ATGGGGAGTGTTGACGGTGAAGCTGATTACAACCCCACAGTATATGGCAAAGCTCTGGACTACAGTGGTGATGAAGAAGTGGAGATTATCTGTGCTGGGGGATTTGACTTGGGATACATCAGTGCTGTGTTCTTCTTTTTAATCTTCATCCTGAGTGTCACCGGCAACGTTCTCCTCCTGTGCATTCTTGTCCGCTATGAGAACCTCAAAAAAGTCACCAACATGTTTGTCCTCAATCTGGCTTGCTCTGATCTGGTTTTTGCTCTCACCCTTCCATTCTGGGGCTACTATCTCCAGTCCAGCTGGGTCTTTGGTGACTTTGCCTGTGCATTTGTGACTGCGGCTTACTTTGTTGGTTTGTACAGTAGTGTCATTCTCCTGACGGCTATGACAGTGGATCGGTTCATAACAGTGGTACTGCAGAAATGGCCAAGTTCTGTAAAAAGGCAAAGGTGTGCAATGGGAGCCTGTGCAGCTGCTTGGGCCATTAGCATTATTGCATCTGTGAGCGATGCCGTCAATGCAAAGGTGGAATACTATGGGAACGATTCTGCTACTTGTGAAGACTCTCATAACCCTGAAAGCACTGCGGTTAAGATGGGCTATTACCTCCAAATAGCACTGCTCTTCTTCCTTCCATTTGCTATCATTGTTTTCTGCTATTCTGCCATCCTCAAAACAGTTGTGCATGAGTCAACCAGGAAAAAGCACAGGACCGTTGTGGTTGTGTTGTGCATTGTCGTGGTCTTCTTTATCTGCTGGGGACCTTACCATATTATTATGCTCATCCTGTCTCTGTACAACCCAAAAGACTGCCATAAGAAAGATAAGTTGATTATCATCCATGACATTTTTTGCCTACTTGCCTACTCTCATTGCTGTATGAACCCAATGCTTTACACACTCTCGCAAAAGTTCAGAATACATCTGGTGAATCTCTTCCACTGTGGAAATGGAaagaggatggagagggaaaaggagaaaagcatCCATCAGAGCACCTCACAATATGAGGCTGTGAAAGGCCAGGCTGTTGTAGCCAAAAGCTCTGCTGAAGTGTTTGAATTACAGTCTACAGCCACTTGGAAATAA